One Deltaproteobacteria bacterium genomic window carries:
- a CDS encoding PhzF family phenazine biosynthesis protein yields MTLTITQVDAFTSEPFTGNPAAVCLLPAAADAAWMQHVAREMNLSETAFLVRRSNGEFDLRWFTPAVEVDLCGHATLASAHVLWEEGHLPADAPAVFHTRSGRLSAIQRTGWIEMDFPAEPAEPVPAPAGLVEALGAEPRCVGRNRFDYLVEVDSQATVERLAPDFPALKKLKARGIIVTAGAGAEGVDFVSRFFAPGTGIDEDPVTGSAHCCLGPYWQQRLGRDAFTARQVSERGGLIKVVVRGDRVVLMGQAVTVFRGELLA; encoded by the coding sequence ATGACCCTGACCATCACTCAAGTCGACGCTTTCACCAGCGAACCGTTCACGGGCAACCCGGCCGCCGTGTGCCTGTTGCCCGCGGCCGCCGACGCGGCGTGGATGCAGCACGTGGCGCGCGAAATGAACCTGTCCGAGACCGCGTTCCTGGTGCGCAGGTCGAACGGCGAGTTCGACTTGCGCTGGTTTACGCCCGCCGTGGAGGTCGATCTCTGCGGTCATGCCACGCTGGCCAGCGCCCATGTTTTGTGGGAGGAAGGGCATCTGCCGGCGGACGCCCCGGCCGTCTTTCACACTCGCTCCGGCCGGTTGTCGGCGATCCAGCGAACCGGTTGGATCGAGATGGACTTCCCGGCGGAACCGGCGGAGCCCGTGCCCGCTCCCGCCGGTCTGGTCGAAGCCCTCGGGGCCGAGCCGCGCTGCGTCGGCCGGAACCGCTTCGACTACCTTGTCGAGGTCGACAGCCAAGCGACCGTCGAGCGGCTCGCACCGGACTTTCCGGCATTGAAGAAGCTGAAGGCGCGCGGGATCATCGTCACCGCGGGCGCCGGCGCCGAGGGCGTCGATTTCGTGTCCCGCTTCTTTGCCCCCGGCACCGGAATTGACGAGGACCCCGTCACGGGCTCAGCGCACTGTTGCCTCGGACCCTACTGGCAACAGCGCCTTGGAAGGGATGCATTCACCGCCCGGCAGGTGTCGGAACGAGGAGGCCTCATCAAGGTCGTCGTCCGCGGCGACCGCGTCGTGCTGATGGGCCAAGCGGTCACCGTCTTCCGCGGCGAGTTGCTGGCTTGA
- a CDS encoding thiamine pyrophosphate-binding protein, translated as MAKVAADKRTSNTAEDTLAQKSRDENVVSGGHLVAAALKNEGVDTIFTLCGGHIIDVYDGCIDHGIRVVDVRHEQVAAHAADGYARQTGRLGCVVTTAGPGFTNALTGIATAFRSESPVLHIGGQGALTQHKMGSLQDLPHVDIAAPITKFSASVRSTERIADMVAMAARECFAGAPGPSYLEIPRDVLDREVPADKAVVPEAGRSRASTKSIGDPADVEKLAELLVRSERPAVLLGAQVWTCRGHEAATSLFKALNVPCYMNGAARGLLPPGDPHYFNRTRGDAFGEADVIVIVGTPFDFRMGYGRRLRADATVVHVDMDYRTVAKNRDVSLGLVGDPGAILKAVRAAVGERPDNGAEGRAPWLAHLRGLENERKEKLMPLFTSDANPIHPWRVAWELNEFLTEDTIYIGDGGDVVTISAQAVEPRAPGNWMDPGALGALGVGTGFALASKLVHPEKEVLCYYGDGSFGMTAFDMETANRFGAPYIAVIGNNSAMNQIRYGQLSKYGEERGNVGNLLGDVPFSRFAEMLGGYGEEVTECREVAPALRRARESVRNTGKSAVVNIWVNAGEWAPGTKRQTMYK; from the coding sequence ATGGCAAAGGTTGCAGCCGACAAACGAACATCCAACACGGCCGAGGATACCCTCGCGCAAAAGAGCCGCGACGAGAACGTCGTCTCGGGCGGCCACTTGGTGGCGGCGGCGCTCAAGAACGAGGGGGTGGACACCATCTTCACCCTGTGCGGCGGCCATATCATCGACGTCTACGACGGCTGCATCGACCACGGCATCCGCGTGGTGGATGTGCGCCACGAGCAGGTGGCGGCTCATGCGGCGGACGGCTACGCCCGGCAGACCGGGCGGCTCGGGTGCGTGGTGACGACCGCCGGGCCGGGGTTCACCAACGCGCTCACGGGTATCGCCACGGCGTTCCGGTCGGAGAGCCCGGTGCTCCATATCGGCGGACAAGGCGCGTTGACCCAGCACAAGATGGGCTCGCTGCAGGACCTGCCGCACGTGGACATCGCCGCGCCCATCACCAAGTTCTCGGCCAGCGTGCGTTCCACCGAGCGCATCGCCGACATGGTGGCCATGGCCGCGCGCGAGTGCTTCGCCGGCGCGCCCGGGCCGAGCTACCTGGAGATTCCCCGGGACGTGCTCGACCGCGAGGTGCCGGCGGACAAGGCGGTGGTGCCCGAGGCCGGGCGCTCCCGCGCTTCCACCAAGTCCATCGGCGATCCCGCGGACGTGGAAAAGCTGGCGGAGCTGCTGGTGCGTTCCGAGCGCCCGGCGGTGCTGTTGGGCGCCCAGGTATGGACCTGTCGCGGGCACGAGGCGGCCACCTCGCTGTTCAAGGCCCTCAACGTACCTTGCTACATGAACGGCGCCGCCCGCGGCCTGCTGCCGCCCGGCGACCCCCACTACTTCAACCGTACCCGCGGCGACGCCTTCGGCGAGGCGGACGTCATCGTCATCGTCGGCACGCCCTTCGACTTCCGCATGGGTTACGGCCGGCGGCTTCGCGCGGACGCCACCGTGGTCCACGTCGACATGGACTACCGCACGGTGGCCAAGAACCGCGATGTCTCCCTGGGCCTGGTGGGCGATCCGGGAGCGATCCTCAAGGCGGTGCGGGCAGCGGTGGGGGAACGGCCGGACAACGGCGCCGAGGGCCGCGCGCCCTGGCTCGCGCACCTCCGGGGCCTGGAGAACGAGCGCAAAGAGAAGCTCATGCCGCTCTTCACGTCCGACGCCAATCCCATCCACCCTTGGCGCGTCGCCTGGGAGCTCAACGAGTTCCTCACCGAGGACACCATCTACATCGGCGACGGCGGCGACGTCGTCACCATCAGCGCCCAGGCCGTGGAGCCCCGCGCTCCCGGCAACTGGATGGACCCCGGCGCCCTCGGGGCTCTGGGCGTGGGCACGGGCTTCGCCTTGGCCTCCAAGCTGGTACACCCGGAGAAGGAGGTGCTTTGCTACTACGGCGACGGCTCCTTCGGCATGACCGCGTTCGACATGGAGACCGCCAACCGGTTCGGCGCTCCCTACATCGCGGTCATCGGCAACAACTCCGCCATGAACCAGATCCGCTACGGTCAGCTATCCAAGTACGGCGAGGAGCGCGGCAACGTCGGCAACCTTCTGGGCGACGTGCCGTTCTCCCGGTTCGCCGAGATGCTCGGCGGCTACGGCGAGGAGGTCACCGAGTGCCGCGAGGTCGCACCGGCGCTGCGCCGGGCGCGGGAGTCCGTTCGGAACACCGGCAAGTCCGCGGTCGTCAACATCTGGGTGAACGCCGGTGAATGGGCTCCGGGCACCAAACGCCAGACCATGTACAAGTAG
- the frc gene encoding formyl-CoA transferase yields MEKALSGIRILDMTHVQAGPTSSQLMGFLGADVIKLESPAGDATRKQLWDIPDADSLYFTMLNCNKRSITVNLKNERGKEVFTRLVKACDVLLENFGPGVLDRLGFGWEKVHELNPRLIMGSIKGFGSEGPYAAFKAYENVAQAMGGAMSTSGMFDGPPVVTGAQIGDSGTGVHLLAGILAALLQRERTGHGQYVECAMMDCVMNLCRVKFRDHQRIEHGPLAEYSVQQFEDFTPRAGNDSGGGQLGNAIACKPGGANDYLYVVVQEHVWKALATRVGGEALANDPRFDNIDVRRANQAEMWRLLEEFARDYTKWELMEILNELDVPCGPIMSTKDLAHDEHVQLREMMVEVDHPERGTWHNVGCPIKLSDSPVEVKRSPLLGEHTDEVLSEVLGYGADEIAALRSAGAFTRVPPAGG; encoded by the coding sequence ATGGAAAAGGCACTCTCCGGCATCCGCATCCTGGATATGACACACGTCCAGGCAGGTCCCACTTCGAGCCAGCTCATGGGCTTCCTCGGCGCGGACGTGATCAAGCTGGAGTCGCCCGCGGGCGACGCCACGCGCAAGCAGCTTTGGGACATTCCCGACGCCGACAGCCTCTACTTCACCATGCTGAACTGCAACAAGCGCTCTATCACGGTGAACCTCAAGAACGAACGCGGCAAGGAAGTATTCACCCGGCTGGTCAAGGCGTGCGACGTGCTGCTGGAGAACTTCGGCCCGGGCGTGCTGGACCGCCTCGGGTTCGGCTGGGAAAAGGTGCACGAGCTGAACCCGCGGCTGATCATGGGTTCCATCAAGGGGTTCGGCAGCGAGGGGCCCTACGCCGCCTTCAAGGCCTACGAGAACGTGGCCCAGGCCATGGGCGGGGCCATGAGCACCAGCGGGATGTTCGACGGTCCGCCGGTGGTGACCGGCGCGCAGATCGGCGACTCCGGCACCGGCGTGCACCTGCTGGCCGGGATCCTCGCGGCCCTGCTGCAGCGCGAGCGCACCGGCCACGGCCAGTACGTGGAGTGCGCCATGATGGACTGCGTCATGAACCTCTGCCGCGTCAAGTTCCGCGACCACCAGCGCATCGAGCACGGCCCGTTGGCCGAGTATTCCGTGCAGCAGTTCGAGGACTTCACGCCCCGGGCCGGCAACGACTCCGGCGGCGGCCAGCTCGGCAACGCCATCGCGTGCAAGCCCGGCGGTGCCAACGACTACCTGTACGTGGTGGTGCAGGAGCACGTGTGGAAGGCCTTGGCCACGCGCGTCGGCGGCGAGGCCCTGGCCAACGACCCGCGGTTCGACAACATCGACGTCCGGCGCGCCAACCAGGCCGAGATGTGGCGCCTGCTGGAGGAGTTCGCCCGCGACTACACCAAGTGGGAGTTGATGGAGATCCTCAACGAACTCGACGTTCCCTGCGGCCCGATCATGAGCACCAAGGACCTGGCGCACGACGAGCACGTCCAGCTCCGGGAGATGATGGTCGAGGTGGACCATCCCGAGCGCGGCACGTGGCACAACGTCGGCTGCCCCATCAAGCTCTCGGACTCGCCCGTGGAGGTGAAGCGTTCGCCGCTCCTGGGCGAGCACACCGACGAGGTGCTGAGCGAGGTCCTGGGCTACGGCGCCGACGAGATCGCCGCGCTCCGCAGCGCCGGCGCGTTCACGCGCGTGCCGCCGGCCGGCGGTTGA
- a CDS encoding glycosyltransferase family A protein codes for MQGFGQAAVGLFYRFAASGALPASWFRTMDVERVARAKRTGRLNLEIVSHCWQYGHLLTYQLGSLVSHRTDKLHVTMTVYHAAGDEPVIRLLRFFEGIELPNVAWNWVPLPKERLFRRSIGRNLAARGTRADWIWFTDADVVFHEGCLDALAEILQERDDPLVYPRTPRSTSLLTEDHDILRGGRAGPAVREIPLEAFPLRGPALHKATGPYQIAHGDVARALGYCASIDFYQRPAPRWRKAYEDRAFRWLLGTHGTPIDVPGVCRIRHAAKGRYRNGSLTGRLRTFMRKHRDRQA; via the coding sequence ATGCAAGGTTTCGGTCAGGCCGCGGTCGGCCTCTTCTATCGTTTCGCCGCCAGCGGCGCGTTGCCGGCGTCGTGGTTCCGCACGATGGACGTCGAGCGGGTGGCAAGGGCGAAGCGTACCGGCAGGCTGAACCTCGAGATCGTCAGTCATTGCTGGCAATACGGCCACTTGCTGACCTACCAACTCGGTTCCCTCGTCAGCCACCGCACCGACAAACTCCACGTGACCATGACCGTGTACCACGCGGCGGGAGACGAGCCGGTGATACGGCTGCTGCGGTTCTTCGAGGGAATCGAACTGCCGAATGTCGCCTGGAACTGGGTCCCCTTGCCGAAGGAGCGGCTGTTCCGCCGCAGCATCGGCCGGAACCTTGCGGCCCGCGGCACGCGCGCGGACTGGATCTGGTTTACCGACGCGGACGTCGTTTTCCACGAGGGCTGTCTCGACGCCCTGGCGGAAATCCTGCAAGAGAGAGACGATCCGCTGGTGTATCCCCGGACACCCCGGAGCACGTCGTTGCTGACGGAGGACCATGACATCCTGCGCGGAGGCCGGGCCGGACCGGCGGTCCGCGAGATCCCCCTGGAGGCGTTCCCGCTACGAGGCCCCGCCCTCCACAAGGCCACCGGGCCGTACCAGATCGCGCACGGCGACGTCGCACGCGCTCTCGGCTACTGCGCGTCCATCGACTTCTACCAGCGTCCGGCGCCTCGCTGGCGCAAGGCCTACGAAGACCGTGCGTTCCGCTGGCTTCTGGGAACGCACGGCACGCCCATCGACGTGCCGGGGGTGTGCCGGATCCGCCACGCTGCCAAGGGACGGTACCGGAACGGTTCACTGACGGGAAGGCTGCGCACGTTCATGCGGAAGCACCGCGACCGGCAGGCTTGA
- a CDS encoding glycosyltransferase family 39 protein has product MGSSSRVFVERIERHRYLFLASVGTLLYLTCLGLRDLWFPNEPNVAQTALTMYLSGDWVVPRRMGAVWLDYPPLIYWAGALFSTMLGATSEVSLRLPSALGAIVLALVTCAMGSRWFGPSTGLWAGLVLLTFPQFVLQAVGYRPDMLFSLFIASGLLVYASGTGPEKRLPARVAGFALFGLAMLTKGPLGLLLPGLVLCLWHGARREWRSLAMLPFLALVSLALYLAWFIACAYQVGAGDILQELWKQNTARFTSGFRGHARPAYYYAVNIWHDMAPWSVLLPLALWWSWRRHTRSDSMQQLLLWWFGVFFVFLSIGATKRQLYLLPAYPAVALLLGQWIAAVVEGRAGFSGLHRRLATVAVVLAGSLPVLLGGILLSAAVGADLLVQRLTLNPSEAAVARSLQAPGLGIGLVSVAVGFWVLRARSYPDLPRALCRLAIGIVSIHFLVLSWFMPRFNPVKTYEPAGRWIAENVGSESVIGIAYPRRGRAKMAAFGYYSRRGVDLLDSKEEIEGFLRDHPGSAVLLAVAAAETIYGPGNAEWQLQVVKELTAGGDRYFVLR; this is encoded by the coding sequence ATGGGATCGAGTTCCAGAGTGTTCGTTGAGCGTATTGAGCGTCATCGCTATCTGTTTCTGGCCTCCGTCGGAACGCTCCTCTACTTGACCTGCCTCGGGTTGCGCGACCTGTGGTTTCCCAACGAGCCCAACGTGGCTCAGACCGCCCTCACCATGTACCTGAGTGGGGATTGGGTCGTGCCGCGCCGCATGGGGGCCGTCTGGCTCGACTATCCGCCGCTGATCTATTGGGCGGGAGCCCTTTTTTCCACGATGCTCGGCGCCACGAGCGAGGTGTCGTTGCGCCTGCCGTCGGCCCTGGGCGCCATTGTCCTCGCGCTCGTCACCTGTGCCATGGGTTCCCGCTGGTTCGGACCCTCCACCGGGCTGTGGGCGGGCCTCGTGCTGTTGACGTTCCCCCAGTTCGTGCTCCAGGCCGTCGGCTATCGTCCCGACATGCTGTTCAGTCTGTTCATCGCCTCGGGACTCCTGGTCTACGCTTCCGGCACCGGCCCGGAGAAGCGCTTGCCGGCGCGGGTGGCGGGCTTTGCCCTGTTCGGCCTGGCGATGTTGACGAAGGGTCCCCTGGGACTCCTGCTTCCCGGGTTGGTGCTGTGCCTGTGGCACGGCGCGCGGCGGGAATGGCGTTCGCTCGCCATGCTGCCTTTTCTCGCCCTGGTCAGCCTGGCGCTGTACCTGGCGTGGTTCATTGCGTGCGCGTACCAGGTCGGGGCGGGCGACATCCTGCAGGAGTTGTGGAAGCAGAACACGGCGCGTTTCACAAGCGGTTTTCGCGGGCATGCCCGTCCGGCCTACTACTACGCCGTGAACATTTGGCATGACATGGCGCCGTGGAGCGTGCTGTTGCCGTTGGCGTTGTGGTGGAGCTGGCGCCGGCATACCAGGAGCGACTCCATGCAGCAGTTGTTGCTTTGGTGGTTCGGGGTTTTCTTCGTATTCCTTTCCATCGGCGCGACCAAGCGCCAACTGTATCTGCTGCCGGCCTACCCGGCGGTCGCTCTCCTCCTCGGCCAATGGATCGCGGCGGTTGTCGAGGGACGGGCCGGTTTCAGTGGGCTCCATCGGCGCTTGGCCACGGTTGCGGTTGTGCTCGCGGGTTCGCTGCCGGTCCTCCTGGGCGGCATCCTGCTGTCGGCGGCCGTGGGCGCGGACCTGCTCGTACAGCGGCTCACGCTGAATCCATCGGAGGCGGCGGTTGCCCGGAGTCTTCAGGCGCCGGGTCTCGGCATCGGCCTTGTGAGCGTCGCCGTGGGCTTTTGGGTCCTGCGCGCGCGGAGTTACCCCGACCTGCCGCGGGCGTTGTGCCGGCTCGCCATCGGGATCGTCTCCATCCATTTCCTCGTGTTGAGCTGGTTCATGCCCCGATTCAATCCGGTCAAGACGTACGAGCCTGCGGGCCGCTGGATCGCCGAGAACGTCGGTTCGGAATCAGTGATCGGGATCGCGTATCCGCGCCGGGGACGGGCCAAGATGGCGGCATTCGGGTATTATTCCCGGCGCGGCGTGGACCTCCTGGACAGTAAGGAAGAAATCGAGGGTTTCCTGCGGGATCATCCGGGCTCCGCCGTGCTTCTGGCCGTCGCCGCCGCCGAGACGATTTACGGTCCGGGAAACGCCGAGTGGCAGCTCCAGGTGGTGAAAGAGCTGACGGCCGGGGGAGATCGATACTTTGTCCTGCGGTAG
- a CDS encoding acetate--CoA ligase family protein produces the protein MQAGSNRQEEVRSVLERVKSEGRTALSPLECGAVLRAYGVTLPREGVAQSAAEAADLAEDIGFPVVMKIVSEDILHKTEAGGVRVGVADREQAEQGYGTLIKNARAYKADAVLGGVQVQQQVSGGGVEVIVGAVTDPSFGKVVAFGLGGVLVEVLRDVTFRLAPASRDDALSMLDGVAAAEILRGVRGGAAVRREALADVIVGVSELVNDFPEIREVDLNPVLADAGGATAVDSVMTVDFTPRPEPYRPSRQEIVSAMRRIMNPKAVAVIGASDGEGKIGNSVMKNIINGGYAGALYPINPRADEILGKQCYKSVKDIPGEVDVAIFAVPAKFCAAAMTEVGEKGIPGAVMIPSGFAEVGEKEMQEELLAEARKYNVRVMGPNIYGFYYTPANLCATFCTPYDVKGPVALSSQSGGVGMSIIGFSRSTRLGVSAIVGLGNKSDLDEDDLLTYFEQDDNTQVVAMHAEDLKDGRSFYEVASRVSKKKPVVMLKAGRTQLGARAAASHTGALAGDDKVYDDLLKACGVVRAYSLNDMLQFARGLSVLPTPKGEEIVIITGAGGSGVLLSDAVVANGLSLMKFPKDLDEGFKQFIPPFGASGNPVDITGGEPPTTYERTIRYGLEDDRIHSLILGYWHTIITPPMVFAELCARVVQEGRDKGIDKPVVVSLVGDVQVEEASEYLYERGIVGCPYTTELPVAILGAKYRWARGAGLLG, from the coding sequence ATGCAGGCAGGATCGAACCGGCAAGAGGAAGTGCGCTCGGTGCTGGAACGCGTGAAGTCCGAAGGCCGGACCGCGCTGTCGCCGCTGGAATGCGGCGCGGTTCTGCGCGCCTACGGGGTGACGCTGCCGCGGGAAGGCGTGGCCCAGTCGGCGGCGGAGGCCGCGGACTTGGCCGAGGACATCGGTTTCCCCGTGGTGATGAAGATCGTCTCCGAGGACATCCTGCACAAGACCGAGGCCGGCGGCGTGCGCGTGGGGGTGGCGGATCGGGAACAGGCGGAGCAGGGCTACGGCACGCTGATCAAGAACGCCCGGGCCTACAAGGCCGACGCGGTGCTGGGCGGTGTGCAGGTCCAGCAGCAGGTGTCGGGCGGGGGAGTGGAGGTCATCGTCGGCGCGGTGACCGATCCGAGCTTCGGCAAGGTGGTGGCCTTCGGGCTGGGCGGGGTCCTGGTGGAGGTGCTGCGGGACGTGACCTTCCGGCTGGCTCCGGCGAGCCGTGACGACGCCCTGTCCATGCTCGACGGGGTGGCCGCGGCGGAAATCCTTCGGGGCGTCCGGGGCGGCGCGGCGGTGCGGCGGGAGGCCCTGGCGGACGTCATCGTCGGCGTCTCGGAACTGGTGAACGACTTTCCGGAGATCCGCGAGGTGGATCTCAACCCGGTGCTGGCGGACGCCGGCGGCGCCACCGCGGTGGACAGCGTCATGACCGTGGACTTCACGCCGCGGCCCGAGCCCTACCGGCCGTCGCGGCAGGAGATCGTCTCGGCCATGCGGCGCATCATGAACCCCAAGGCGGTGGCGGTCATCGGCGCCTCGGACGGCGAAGGGAAGATCGGCAACTCGGTGATGAAGAACATCATCAACGGCGGCTACGCCGGCGCCCTGTACCCCATCAATCCCCGGGCCGACGAGATCCTCGGCAAGCAGTGCTACAAGAGCGTCAAGGACATCCCGGGAGAAGTGGACGTGGCCATCTTCGCGGTGCCCGCCAAGTTCTGCGCCGCGGCCATGACCGAGGTGGGGGAGAAGGGCATCCCGGGCGCGGTGATGATCCCGTCGGGCTTCGCCGAGGTGGGCGAGAAGGAGATGCAGGAGGAGCTTTTGGCGGAGGCGCGCAAGTACAACGTGCGCGTCATGGGCCCCAACATCTACGGCTTCTACTACACGCCCGCCAATCTCTGCGCCACGTTCTGCACCCCCTACGACGTCAAGGGACCGGTGGCGCTGTCGTCCCAGAGCGGCGGCGTGGGCATGTCCATCATCGGCTTCAGCCGCTCCACCCGGCTGGGGGTCTCCGCCATCGTCGGGCTGGGCAACAAGTCGGACCTGGACGAGGACGACCTGCTCACCTACTTCGAGCAGGACGACAATACCCAGGTGGTGGCCATGCACGCCGAGGACCTCAAGGACGGCCGCAGCTTCTACGAGGTGGCCAGCCGCGTGTCCAAGAAGAAGCCCGTGGTCATGCTCAAGGCCGGCCGCACCCAGCTCGGCGCCCGCGCCGCGGCCTCCCACACCGGCGCCCTGGCAGGCGACGACAAGGTCTACGACGACCTCCTGAAGGCCTGCGGCGTGGTGCGCGCCTACTCGCTCAACGACATGCTCCAGTTCGCCCGCGGCCTGTCGGTGCTGCCCACGCCCAAGGGCGAGGAGATCGTCATCATCACCGGCGCCGGCGGTTCCGGCGTGCTGCTGTCCGACGCCGTGGTGGCCAACGGCCTCTCGCTCATGAAGTTCCCCAAGGACCTGGACGAGGGCTTCAAGCAGTTCATCCCGCCCTTCGGCGCCTCGGGCAACCCCGTGGACATCACCGGCGGCGAGCCCCCCACCACCTACGAGCGCACCATCCGCTACGGCCTGGAGGACGACCGCATCCACTCCCTGATCCTGGGCTACTGGCACACCATCATCACCCCGCCCATGGTGTTCGCCGAGCTGTGCGCCCGGGTGGTGCAGGAAGGCCGGGACAAGGGCATCGACAAGCCCGTGGTGGTGTCCCTGGTGGGCGACGTGCAGGTGGAGGAGGCTTCGGAGTACCTCTACGAGCGCGGCATCGTCGGCTGTCCCTACACCACCGAGCTGCCGGTGGCGATCCTGGGCGCCAAGTACCGGTGGGCGAGGGGGGCCGGGCTGCTGGGGTAG
- a CDS encoding amidase: protein MDLEALTLAEAARGIEAREVSPVELTRAYLERIERLDQELNTFVTVMREQALADAGRAEADIAAGRYRGALHGIPVSIKDSLATAGVRTTAGAKHLSDWVPDEDATVVARLRQAGAVILGKTNMHEWAAGCTTINPYYGTTRNPWDRDRVSGGSSGGSAASVAASLALGSIGTDNAGSVRNPASLCGVVGLKATYGRVSRVGGVAGTGGYSTDHFGVLTRTVRDSALMLQAIAGIDPKDPLSSDAPVPDFSAQLGEGVAGLKIGIVRDYFDDLAVDEVKEAVADAVEVLESLGMSVHELSVPYMEHVPMVQLVTARAENLSPADSFLRTRPREFSPELLYRQVRALALPAHAYVTAQRVRRLICEAFDGAFEQVDVIVSPAVSMPAETIEECQQGYVETAGGRIPLQDARGTRGTLCTIPFNVTGAPAISVPCGFSAQGLPIGLQIAAPHFEEPLLLQVAHAYEQAAGWHRRRAPVG, encoded by the coding sequence ATGGACCTGGAGGCACTCACCCTGGCCGAGGCCGCGCGCGGCATCGAGGCGCGCGAGGTGTCGCCTGTGGAATTGACCCGGGCGTACCTGGAGCGTATCGAGCGCCTGGACCAAGAGCTCAACACCTTCGTCACCGTGATGCGGGAGCAGGCTCTGGCGGATGCCGGCCGCGCCGAGGCCGACATCGCCGCGGGTCGCTACCGCGGCGCGCTGCACGGCATCCCCGTCTCCATCAAGGACAGTCTGGCCACGGCCGGCGTCCGCACCACCGCGGGCGCCAAGCACCTGTCCGACTGGGTCCCCGATGAGGACGCCACCGTCGTGGCACGGCTCAGGCAGGCCGGCGCCGTGATCCTGGGCAAGACCAACATGCACGAGTGGGCCGCCGGCTGCACCACCATCAACCCCTACTACGGCACCACCCGCAATCCCTGGGACCGGGACCGCGTATCTGGCGGCTCCAGCGGCGGCTCGGCCGCGTCCGTGGCCGCGAGTCTGGCCCTGGGGTCCATCGGCACCGACAACGCAGGCTCGGTGCGCAACCCCGCGTCCCTGTGCGGGGTGGTGGGGCTCAAGGCCACCTACGGCAGGGTGAGCCGCGTCGGCGGCGTTGCCGGCACCGGAGGCTATTCCACGGACCATTTCGGCGTGCTGACGCGCACGGTGCGTGACAGCGCGCTCATGCTGCAGGCCATCGCCGGCATCGACCCCAAGGACCCTCTGTCCAGCGACGCCCCGGTACCGGACTTCAGCGCGCAACTCGGCGAGGGCGTGGCGGGCCTCAAGATCGGCATCGTCCGCGACTACTTCGACGACTTGGCCGTGGACGAGGTAAAGGAGGCCGTAGCCGACGCGGTGGAGGTGCTGGAGTCCCTGGGCATGTCCGTGCACGAGCTGTCGGTCCCGTACATGGAGCACGTCCCGATGGTGCAGCTCGTGACCGCGCGCGCCGAGAACCTGTCTCCCGCCGACTCGTTCCTGCGCACCCGTCCGCGCGAATTCAGCCCCGAACTGCTTTACCGGCAGGTGCGCGCCCTGGCGCTTCCCGCCCACGCGTACGTCACCGCGCAACGGGTCCGTCGCCTCATCTGCGAGGCCTTCGACGGGGCCTTCGAGCAGGTGGACGTGATCGTGAGCCCCGCCGTGAGCATGCCGGCGGAGACCATTGAGGAGTGCCAGCAAGGGTACGTCGAAACGGCGGGAGGCAGGATCCCGTTGCAGGACGCGCGCGGCACACGCGGCACCCTGTGCACCATCCCGTTCAACGTCACCGGGGCACCCGCCATCAGCGTCCCCTGCGGCTTTTCCGCCCAGGGCCTCCCCATCGGGCTGCAGATCGCCGCGCCGCATTTCGAGGAGCCCTTGCTGCTGCAGGTCGCCCACGCCTACGAGCAGGCGGCGGGGTGGCATAGGCGGAGAGCGCCAGTGGGTTAG